The following are encoded in a window of Bacillus sp. SORGH_AS_0510 genomic DNA:
- a CDS encoding CBO0543 family protein, translating to MYLVIVLVVYIIFAKIFVDWKRWKEFYPTIQYFIICNLAYNFIFYNHTLWAYKAVTVQWLNHTIIELVFTFFIIPVVIMIYLQYFPKGKKGIIFIVVWIAYFSSIEYLFYKRGLFIYENDWGPLWSTIFNTIMFIILRTHYKNPLAAMLCSIPIIAILLFIFHPMLHELK from the coding sequence GTGTACCTTGTAATTGTGTTGGTTGTATATATTATTTTCGCTAAAATTTTCGTAGACTGGAAGCGATGGAAAGAGTTTTATCCAACCATTCAGTATTTTATCATATGCAACCTAGCTTATAACTTTATATTTTACAACCATACCTTATGGGCCTACAAAGCCGTAACTGTTCAATGGTTAAATCATACGATAATTGAACTTGTTTTTACCTTTTTCATAATTCCTGTAGTGATTATGATTTATCTGCAGTATTTTCCAAAAGGGAAAAAAGGGATCATTTTTATTGTGGTTTGGATTGCCTATTTTTCGTCTATAGAATATCTCTTTTACAAAAGAGGATTATTTATATACGAGAATGATTGGGGACCATTATGGTCCACTATTTTTAATACCATCATGTTTATCATTTTAAGAACTCACTATAAAAATCCCTTGGCTGCTATGCTATGTTCGATTCCCATCATCGCGATTTTACTTTTCATTTTTCACCCGATGTTGCACGAATTAAAATAA
- a CDS encoding GNAT family N-acetyltransferase, which produces MSIWSRDGYTISTEMQHLDIQVIHRFLSTDSYWAKGISIELVEKSIKHSSICFGLFKGDPRLETAVQIGFARATTDFVRFAYIMDVFVLEEYRGKGLSKWLMEVVTEHSDLRDVGKMLLCTNDAHGLYSQYGFHEISNPEIFMERKN; this is translated from the coding sequence ATGTCTATTTGGAGTAGAGACGGTTATACAATCAGCACGGAAATGCAACATCTTGATATCCAGGTCATACACAGGTTTTTAAGTACGGATTCCTACTGGGCCAAAGGAATATCCATTGAATTAGTAGAAAAGTCAATAAAACACTCGTCTATTTGTTTTGGGTTATTTAAGGGTGACCCAAGACTTGAAACAGCTGTTCAAATTGGTTTTGCACGTGCAACCACAGACTTTGTTCGATTTGCTTATATCATGGATGTTTTTGTTTTGGAAGAGTATCGTGGGAAAGGGTTATCGAAGTGGTTAATGGAGGTTGTTACAGAGCATTCTGACCTTAGGGATGTAGGGAAGATGCTGTTATGTACCAACGATGCCCATGGTCTGTATTCCCAATATGGATTTCATGAAATTAGTAACCCTGAGATATTTATGGAGAGAAAAAACTAA
- a CDS encoding TVP38/TMEM64 family protein has product MVKKISSLSIFFMIVAFGFLQKDEWFSIVKQGGMVAVLISMLLVAICVFFPIIPYPVLAGGIGAVFGAPVGTIISITGAMAGTMAFFYLSRYGFKDFAQKKLERYKRVKEYEEFLTRNSFTAILTSRLIPIIPAPVITIVCGLSQVKWLPFFAASVIGKLPNTIILSFAGETFSSNKVLSFGLYGLYLLIILSINFLVVYRKSAKKSLD; this is encoded by the coding sequence GTGGTAAAAAAGATTAGTAGTTTAAGTATTTTTTTTATGATTGTTGCCTTTGGTTTCCTTCAGAAAGATGAATGGTTTTCAATCGTAAAACAGGGTGGAATGGTTGCTGTATTAATTAGCATGCTTCTTGTAGCTATTTGTGTCTTCTTTCCGATCATTCCCTATCCTGTTTTAGCTGGAGGAATTGGAGCCGTTTTTGGGGCACCAGTGGGTACGATAATATCCATAACGGGTGCTATGGCTGGGACAATGGCTTTTTTTTATTTGAGTAGGTATGGGTTTAAGGATTTTGCACAAAAAAAGCTGGAAAGATACAAAAGAGTAAAAGAGTACGAGGAATTCCTAACAAGAAATTCCTTTACAGCCATATTAACAAGTCGGTTGATACCGATTATCCCTGCGCCCGTCATTACGATTGTCTGCGGTCTAAGCCAGGTCAAATGGCTTCCTTTTTTTGCTGCCTCAGTCATTGGAAAACTTCCTAATACGATTATTCTATCATTTGCAGGAGAAACCTTTAGTAGCAATAAGGTTTTATCATTTGGTTTGTATGGTCTTTATTTACTAATTATTTTATCCATTAACTTTTTGGTTGTTTATCGAAAATCAGCCAAAAAATCATTGGATTAA
- a CDS encoding PAS domain S-box protein, which produces MFNLTLYHEVFYQSRIPQVIASIDFSLTQYNPAFCDFVGYPMAEISSLTIESFSHPEDMPIDTQLFGEILTGQKDEYQLEKRFIHKSGDIKTGILTVSRVREQSTGEEFLLGQVLDITEKKQMEMALRHREKKYRLLAEHSSDMITLHKDDFTYLYVSPSVKTVLGYEPLEMIGGNPRQFIHPDDYWEMRKQLRLSTFHESKLITYRCRKKDGSYIWLESTTKTLTDSVSGEAKEIVSVSRDIQQRMETNEMLRKSEKLAVVGQMAAAVAHEIRNPLTPIKGFMQLLNNENEINPIYLKVILDELQRVESIISEFLTMAKPHAEKTTMVQIDQVVMQVVQLLQTEAIMMNKELNISSIENIPTIEGDPNSLKQVFMNVIQNGLDAISKQGKIDVSISTDETGVIVEIADNGCGISQERLLKLGEPFYSTKEKGTGLGLMTSYRIIESHNGKINIESIDGEGTTVTIWLPVSIKRKEWSSRGKKD; this is translated from the coding sequence ATGTTTAATTTAACTCTATACCATGAAGTGTTTTACCAGTCTAGAATTCCACAGGTAATTGCTTCAATAGATTTTTCATTAACTCAATATAATCCAGCTTTTTGTGATTTTGTAGGGTATCCAATGGCAGAAATCTCATCACTAACGATTGAATCATTTTCTCATCCAGAGGATATGCCTATAGATACTCAATTATTTGGAGAAATATTAACTGGTCAAAAAGATGAGTATCAGCTTGAAAAAAGATTTATTCATAAGTCAGGTGATATAAAAACAGGAATCTTAACCGTTTCAAGAGTACGAGAACAATCAACCGGCGAGGAATTTCTATTGGGACAAGTTCTCGACATTACTGAAAAAAAACAAATGGAGATGGCGTTGAGACACCGTGAGAAAAAATATCGTCTTCTTGCAGAACACTCATCAGATATGATTACGTTGCATAAAGATGATTTTACCTATCTTTACGTTTCTCCATCTGTAAAAACGGTATTAGGTTACGAACCTTTAGAAATGATTGGGGGGAATCCTCGTCAATTTATACACCCTGATGATTATTGGGAAATGAGAAAACAGTTGCGCCTTTCAACATTTCATGAGTCGAAATTAATTACATACCGCTGTAGAAAAAAGGATGGTTCCTATATCTGGCTTGAATCGACTACAAAAACATTAACTGATTCTGTAAGTGGTGAAGCAAAGGAAATCGTTTCGGTTTCTAGAGATATTCAGCAGCGTATGGAAACAAACGAAATGTTACGCAAATCAGAAAAACTGGCAGTCGTCGGGCAAATGGCTGCAGCGGTTGCTCATGAAATCCGTAATCCCTTGACACCAATTAAAGGCTTTATGCAATTGCTAAACAACGAAAATGAAATTAATCCCATTTACTTAAAGGTTATTTTAGATGAATTACAACGGGTGGAGAGTATTATTTCTGAGTTTTTAACAATGGCCAAACCTCATGCAGAAAAAACCACCATGGTTCAAATTGACCAGGTGGTGATGCAGGTAGTACAACTGTTACAGACAGAAGCGATTATGATGAATAAAGAATTAAATATCTCTTCAATTGAAAACATTCCAACCATTGAAGGAGACCCCAATTCATTAAAGCAAGTATTTATGAATGTTATTCAGAATGGTCTCGATGCTATATCAAAGCAAGGCAAGATTGATGTATCTATTTCTACAGATGAAACGGGTGTTATTGTGGAAATTGCCGATAACGGATGTGGAATTTCACAAGAAAGGTTATTAAAGCTGGGAGAACCATTTTATTCAACTAAAGAAAAGGGAACTGGTTTAGGGTTAATGACAAGTTACCGTATTATTGAGAGTCATAATGGAAAAATCAATATTGAGAGTATTGATGGTGAAGGAACCACAGTAACGATATGGTTGCCAGTCTCAATTAAGAGAAAAGAATGGAGTAGTCGTGGTAAAAAAGATTAG
- a CDS encoding C40 family peptidase produces the protein MKKHLLTVVATAGILFSSFGGNASAHENLYTVQSGDTLWKISQNNQVSLSDLKAWNQLTSDTIYVNQKLSLLAPHSHETTSTTYTVQKGDTLWGIANRFNLSISQLKSINNLTSDTIYVSQVLKIAQYTSSIPNPETTVSKAELVVTEAKKYIGSPYLWGGTTPSGFDCSGYTSYVFNKVGITIPRTASTQWSGLRVVSTPMPGDLLFFETYASGPTHVGIYLGENKFIQAGSMGVSIADMTNSYWKPRYLGARTAF, from the coding sequence ATGAAAAAACATCTACTGACAGTAGTAGCAACTGCCGGCATCTTGTTTAGTTCTTTTGGTGGAAATGCAAGTGCGCACGAAAATCTTTATACGGTACAATCAGGAGATACCCTTTGGAAAATCTCGCAAAATAATCAGGTATCACTTTCAGACTTAAAGGCTTGGAATCAGCTCACGAGTGATACAATTTACGTAAACCAAAAACTCTCATTATTGGCACCGCATAGCCATGAAACAACCTCAACTACGTATACCGTTCAAAAAGGGGACACACTTTGGGGAATTGCTAACCGCTTTAATCTATCTATTTCCCAACTGAAATCTATTAATAACCTAACCTCTGATACTATTTATGTCAGCCAAGTATTAAAAATAGCTCAATATACGTCATCTATACCAAATCCTGAGACGACTGTTTCCAAAGCAGAATTGGTTGTAACTGAAGCAAAGAAATATATCGGTTCACCGTATTTATGGGGAGGTACAACACCATCAGGGTTTGACTGCAGTGGTTACACTAGTTATGTTTTTAATAAAGTTGGGATTACCATACCAAGAACAGCTTCAACTCAGTGGTCGGGTTTGAGAGTGGTTAGTACGCCCATGCCTGGAGATCTTCTATTTTTTGAGACATATGCATCAGGACCAACACATGTGGGAATTTATTTAGGAGAAAATAAATTTATCCAAGCGGGGTCAATGGGTGTTTCAATAGCTGATATGACAAATTCTTACTGGAAGCCTCGATATCTCGGTGCAAGGACAGCTTTTTAA
- a CDS encoding TIGR04053 family radical SAM/SPASM domain-containing protein yields MGHPHGHGMQNAIDYDKNPFIVIWEVTRACQLKCVHCRADAQLTPDPRELSHEEGINLIDQIYEMDNPMLVFTGGDCMMREDLFELAEYAVKKGMRVSMTPSATANVTKEKMKRAKEVGLSRWGFSLDGPTPEIHDHFRGTPGSFDLTVEKIRYLNELEMPLQINTVISRYNYDSLEQMSQLVADLGAVMWYIFLLVPTGRGQMDACITPAEHEKVFRWLYELSKTAPYDIKTTAAQHYRRVVLQQKTRDHLIEKGEIHYEDSITTDFASMHDGLKRAPKGVNDGNGFAFVSHIGDVMPSGLLPIVGGNIRDTPLAEIYREAKVFKALRQPDLYKGKCGVCEYNKICGGSRSRTFAVTGDYMESEPFCVYIPLSMRNNETSPIT; encoded by the coding sequence ATGGGTCATCCCCATGGACATGGCATGCAAAATGCTATTGATTATGACAAAAACCCATTTATTGTAATTTGGGAAGTAACAAGAGCTTGTCAGCTTAAATGTGTTCATTGTCGCGCAGATGCACAGCTCACTCCAGATCCAAGGGAGCTGTCCCATGAGGAAGGGATTAATTTAATTGATCAAATCTATGAAATGGATAATCCAATGCTTGTTTTTACTGGCGGGGATTGTATGATGCGAGAGGACTTATTTGAACTTGCAGAATATGCAGTAAAAAAAGGAATGCGTGTTTCGATGACACCAAGTGCAACCGCTAATGTAACCAAGGAGAAAATGAAGCGTGCCAAGGAAGTAGGATTATCACGATGGGGTTTTAGCTTAGACGGACCGACACCTGAAATTCACGATCATTTTCGCGGAACGCCTGGTTCATTCGATTTAACCGTAGAAAAAATCCGATACCTAAATGAATTAGAAATGCCCTTACAAATAAATACTGTTATCTCCCGGTACAATTATGACTCACTTGAACAAATGTCCCAATTAGTAGCTGACCTTGGGGCGGTTATGTGGTACATCTTCTTATTGGTACCTACGGGAAGAGGCCAAATGGATGCATGTATTACACCCGCAGAGCATGAAAAAGTGTTCCGCTGGCTATATGAATTGAGCAAAACGGCTCCATATGATATTAAAACTACAGCTGCACAACATTATCGAAGAGTTGTTTTACAACAAAAAACCCGGGATCATTTAATTGAAAAGGGTGAAATTCATTACGAGGATTCGATTACCACTGACTTTGCTTCTATGCACGATGGCTTAAAACGTGCACCAAAGGGTGTAAATGACGGAAATGGATTTGCATTTGTTTCTCATATTGGCGATGTAATGCCAAGTGGTCTACTGCCGATTGTAGGTGGAAATATTCGTGACACCCCACTCGCAGAAATCTATCGCGAAGCAAAAGTATTTAAAGCGTTGCGCCAACCTGATCTGTATAAAGGTAAGTGCGGAGTTTGTGAGTATAACAAAATTTGCGGTGGTTCGCGCTCTAGAACCTTTGCGGTGACAGGTGATTATATGGAAAGTGAACCATTCTGTGTATATATCCCATTATCCATGAGGAATAATGAAACATCACCTATTACTTAA
- the corA gene encoding magnesium/cobalt transporter CorA codes for MIRTIAVTHSYEIVSDLSISQLVEGDYQWYWIDFHEPTDKEVEYLKSPLAFHPLAIEDCIHQLQRPKLDYYENYTFFVTQALNPQTITKEEVDIFLSERYVITFHHNPSTEIDEVWRRLSLSTTIEKWDPSHVLYYVLDKMVDNYFPLVYQIEDMLNEIDENSQRRTMEELLEVLFDTRHHLLSLRHTITPMRDLIYRILNSQRVTYIRGRNEYFSDIHDHLLKLTEMIEANRELTTDIRDSYISINSHQTNHVMKVLTVITTIFMPLTFIAGLYGMNFHYMPELTWKYGYFATIVLMILVGIGMSIWFNKKGWFK; via the coding sequence ATGATTAGAACCATTGCGGTAACCCACAGCTACGAAATTGTAAGTGATCTTTCCATCTCACAACTAGTCGAAGGAGATTATCAATGGTATTGGATTGATTTTCATGAGCCCACAGATAAAGAGGTTGAATATTTAAAGAGCCCACTTGCTTTCCATCCTCTTGCCATTGAAGACTGTATACATCAATTACAGCGACCAAAGCTTGATTACTATGAAAACTATACCTTTTTTGTCACTCAGGCATTAAATCCACAAACCATTACGAAAGAAGAGGTTGATATCTTTCTCAGTGAAAGATATGTCATTACTTTTCATCATAATCCATCAACAGAGATTGATGAAGTATGGAGACGTTTAAGCCTCTCGACCACAATCGAAAAATGGGATCCTTCTCATGTTCTATATTATGTTCTTGATAAAATGGTCGATAATTATTTTCCACTCGTCTATCAAATTGAAGATATGTTAAACGAGATTGATGAGAATTCACAAAGAAGAACGATGGAAGAATTGTTAGAAGTCTTATTCGATACGAGACATCACCTGCTTTCTTTACGCCATACCATCACACCTATGAGGGATTTGATATACAGAATCCTAAATTCTCAAAGGGTTACATATATCCGCGGGAGAAACGAGTATTTTTCTGATATACATGACCATTTATTAAAATTAACAGAGATGATTGAAGCCAATCGAGAATTAACGACAGATATCCGTGATAGCTATATTTCAATCAATTCCCATCAGACAAACCATGTAATGAAGGTTTTAACAGTCATTACCACTATTTTCATGCCGCTTACATTTATTGCTGGTTTGTACGGAATGAATTTTCACTATATGCCAGAATTAACATGGAAATACGGTTATTTTGCCACAATTGTATTGATGATCCTCGTTGGAATTGGAATGTCGATATGGTTCAATAAGAAGGGATGGTTTAAATAA
- a CDS encoding M42 family metallopeptidase → MTNTYTEETLHLIKDLVSIPSPSGNTNEVITFVEKFLNELQIKNFRNRKGGLIATIEGKDTSKHRMLTAHVDTLGAMVKEIKSNGRLKIDLIGGFKYNSIEGEYCQIETSSGKNFTGTILMHQTSVHVYKDAGKAERNQENMEIRLDEKVTNAEEIRALGIEVGDFVSFDPRVEITSSGYIKSRHLDDKASVGILLQLIKQIKTENISLPFTTHFLISNNEEIGYGGNSNITPETVEYLAVDMGAMGDGQSTDEYTVSICVKDASGPYHYELRKNLVRLAKENKIEYKLDIYPFYGSDASAAIRSGHDIVHGLIGPGIDSSHAFERTHQSSIENTAKLLYHYVQSDLVL, encoded by the coding sequence ATGACAAATACATATACAGAGGAAACATTACATCTAATTAAAGACTTAGTTTCCATTCCAAGTCCTTCTGGTAACACCAACGAAGTGATCACCTTTGTAGAAAAATTTCTTAACGAGTTGCAAATCAAGAATTTTAGAAATCGAAAAGGCGGACTGATTGCGACTATAGAAGGAAAAGATACGAGCAAACATCGTATGCTTACTGCTCATGTTGATACATTAGGGGCCATGGTCAAAGAAATTAAATCAAATGGCAGATTAAAAATTGATTTAATCGGGGGGTTCAAATATAACTCTATTGAAGGTGAATACTGCCAAATTGAGACCAGTAGTGGAAAGAATTTTACAGGGACAATTTTAATGCATCAAACTTCTGTGCATGTATATAAGGACGCAGGAAAAGCAGAGCGTAATCAGGAGAATATGGAAATTCGATTGGATGAAAAAGTGACGAATGCAGAAGAAATTCGTGCTCTAGGTATTGAAGTCGGCGATTTCGTCTCATTCGATCCACGTGTAGAAATAACTTCAAGTGGGTACATTAAATCCCGGCATTTGGATGATAAAGCAAGTGTCGGCATTCTTCTTCAATTAATAAAGCAAATTAAAACAGAAAATATAAGCTTACCTTTTACAACACATTTTTTAATTTCAAACAACGAAGAGATCGGGTACGGAGGCAACTCAAACATAACCCCTGAAACAGTAGAATATTTAGCTGTAGATATGGGTGCTATGGGAGACGGGCAATCCACGGATGAATACACGGTTTCTATCTGTGTGAAGGATGCCAGCGGTCCTTATCATTATGAATTGAGGAAAAATCTAGTTCGTTTAGCTAAAGAAAATAAAATCGAGTACAAACTCGATATTTATCCATTTTATGGTTCAGACGCGTCTGCTGCCATTCGTTCTGGTCACGATATTGTCCATGGGTTAATCGGGCCTGGAATTGATTCCTCACATGCATTCGAACGCACGCATCAATCATCTATAGAAAACACAGCAAAACTTCTCTATCATTACGTACAATCAGATTTAGTACTTTAA
- the dltX gene encoding teichoic acid D-Ala incorporation-associated protein DltX, producing the protein MFNKIKHFLANQKLKWFGRFIYYFLILLLLFFMYGFNDASAGTYIYNDF; encoded by the coding sequence ATGTTCAATAAAATAAAACATTTCTTAGCTAATCAAAAGCTTAAATGGTTTGGACGCTTTATCTATTATTTTCTCATACTACTATTATTGTTTTTTATGTATGGATTTAACGATGCAAGCGCCGGTACCTATATTTACAATGATTTTTAA
- the dltA gene encoding D-alanine--poly(phosphoribitol) ligase subunit DltA: MKLLQQIRNIAHIRPNTVAFVSPNHVTTYGELWNQSEKVAAFLLKQTIKKHSPIVVYGHMDSSIIASFLGSVMAGHPYIPIDTSIPADRITHIIANAEAELIINTSGHPLPLVDCKVTNIIYEQIMSDLHSSGPIEESNWVEGKDNFYIIYTSGSTGLPKGVQISADNLQSFIDWMVEDFPIQEQKRFLNQAPFSFDLSVMDLYPALMTGGSLFAITKEMIEKPKVLFEELLRSGAQVWTSTPSFAQMCLMDPSFNEELLPELSVFLFCGEVLPQGICKQLMNRFPRARCFNTYGPTEATVAVTSIEVTDEILKAYHTLPIGKPKNDTEILLFDEQGNLVPDGDKGEIIIVGPGVSKGYLGQPKLTDKAFFTYKDTPAYRTGDAGFRDSDGNLFYQGRIDFQIKLHGYRMELEEIEYHLSQSTFVQSAIVIPMDREGKIDYLLAAIVPAEHSFEKPYQLTGAIKGELSKVMPAYMIPRKFSYFHELPMTANGKMDRKRIKDMVLL; encoded by the coding sequence ATGAAATTATTACAACAAATTAGAAACATTGCACATATACGACCAAACACAGTTGCCTTTGTATCACCAAACCATGTAACCACTTACGGCGAGCTTTGGAATCAGTCTGAAAAAGTTGCTGCATTCCTTTTAAAGCAAACTATAAAAAAACATTCACCTATTGTTGTTTACGGTCATATGGATTCCTCCATCATTGCTTCATTCCTAGGAAGTGTCATGGCAGGTCATCCTTATATTCCTATAGATACTTCTATTCCTGCTGATAGGATCACCCATATTATCGCAAATGCAGAAGCAGAGCTAATCATCAACACTTCCGGTCATCCACTGCCTTTGGTTGATTGCAAGGTGACAAATATTATCTACGAACAGATCATGTCTGACCTTCATTCTTCGGGGCCTATTGAAGAGTCTAATTGGGTGGAAGGAAAAGATAATTTTTATATCATTTACACTTCGGGTAGTACCGGACTTCCTAAAGGAGTTCAAATATCCGCAGATAATTTACAAAGCTTCATTGACTGGATGGTGGAAGACTTTCCTATCCAGGAACAAAAAAGGTTTTTGAATCAAGCACCCTTTTCATTTGATCTTTCAGTAATGGACCTGTATCCAGCATTAATGACGGGGGGATCCCTTTTTGCTATTACAAAAGAAATGATTGAAAAGCCAAAGGTTCTATTCGAGGAGTTACTGCGTTCAGGCGCTCAAGTGTGGACATCTACTCCATCATTTGCCCAAATGTGTCTGATGGATCCTTCTTTTAATGAAGAACTACTGCCTGAACTATCTGTGTTTCTCTTTTGCGGTGAAGTTTTACCACAGGGAATCTGTAAGCAATTAATGAATCGGTTTCCAAGAGCTAGATGTTTCAATACCTATGGCCCTACTGAAGCGACTGTAGCTGTCACCTCCATAGAAGTGACAGATGAAATATTGAAAGCATACCATACCCTCCCTATCGGGAAACCAAAGAATGATACGGAGATACTATTATTTGATGAGCAGGGTAACCTTGTTCCTGATGGAGATAAAGGGGAAATCATCATAGTTGGCCCAGGAGTCAGCAAAGGGTACTTAGGTCAACCAAAGCTAACTGATAAAGCATTTTTCACCTATAAGGATACACCTGCCTACCGGACAGGCGATGCTGGTTTTAGAGACAGCGATGGTAATCTTTTTTATCAGGGAAGGATCGATTTTCAAATTAAGCTTCATGGCTATCGAATGGAATTAGAAGAGATTGAATACCATCTTTCCCAATCAACATTTGTCCAATCAGCAATTGTTATTCCCATGGATCGCGAGGGAAAAATTGACTATTTATTAGCTGCCATCGTCCCTGCTGAACATTCCTTTGAAAAACCCTACCAATTAACTGGTGCAATTAAAGGAGAGTTGAGCAAAGTGATGCCAGCATATATGATACCAAGGAAATTCTCTTATTTTCATGAACTTCCGATGACAGCAAACGGAAAAATGGACCGTAAAAGAATAAAGGATATGGTCTTATTATGA
- the dltB gene encoding D-alanyl-lipoteichoic acid biosynthesis protein DltB produces MTPYGSFTFFFIIAILLAPTFILGLLGKRFYHYNLLVTIIGLSIIFASSLQGTIALILFIIWQIILIYGYIHYRKKANQASIFYLAVFLSVFPLILSKLLPYFSQVNWIGFLGISYLTFKGIQLIMETRDGLIKQVPPLFHLLYFILFFPTISSGPIDRYRRFAKDVQRNISGEEYKVLLYEGINKIFLGFLYKYIIGYSINHFFIANLRFIEHSHFQHHLYYMYAYSFYLFFDFAGYSAFAIGVSYLMGIKSPENFNKPFISRNIKDFWNRWHLSLSFWFRDYVYMRFVFWMTKKKWIKNRNIISNLGYILLFLLMGVWHGLEIQYILYGIYHAILMVLYNSFEQFNKKHKWWPHNKFTHVVAIIITFHFICFGFYIFSGQLFNKGV; encoded by the coding sequence ATGACACCCTATGGATCCTTTACTTTCTTTTTTATTATCGCCATCCTGTTAGCCCCAACGTTTATCCTAGGATTACTTGGGAAAAGATTTTATCACTATAATCTGCTGGTTACAATAATAGGTTTAAGTATCATTTTTGCTTCAAGTTTACAGGGAACAATTGCTTTAATTTTATTTATCATATGGCAGATTATCTTAATTTACGGATACATTCACTATCGAAAGAAGGCAAACCAGGCCAGTATTTTTTATTTGGCGGTTTTCCTTTCCGTCTTTCCATTAATTCTATCGAAATTGTTACCATACTTCTCACAAGTAAATTGGATTGGATTTCTCGGCATTTCATATTTAACGTTTAAAGGTATTCAATTAATAATGGAAACAAGGGATGGTCTTATCAAGCAGGTTCCACCCCTCTTCCATTTACTATATTTTATTCTCTTTTTCCCAACGATTTCTTCTGGTCCAATCGACAGATACCGTCGATTTGCGAAAGATGTCCAGCGGAACATCTCAGGAGAGGAATATAAAGTTCTCTTATATGAAGGAATAAACAAAATTTTTCTGGGCTTTTTATATAAATATATTATTGGTTATTCTATTAACCACTTTTTCATTGCTAATCTAAGATTTATTGAACACAGCCATTTTCAACATCATCTTTATTATATGTATGCATATAGTTTTTATCTCTTTTTTGATTTTGCCGGCTACAGTGCATTTGCCATTGGTGTCAGTTATTTAATGGGAATTAAATCTCCTGAGAACTTCAATAAGCCATTTATTAGTAGAAATATTAAAGACTTTTGGAATCGTTGGCACCTAAGTCTTTCATTTTGGTTTAGAGATTATGTATATATGCGTTTTGTTTTTTGGATGACAAAAAAGAAATGGATAAAGAACCGAAATATAATCTCAAACCTTGGTTACATCCTACTATTCTTGCTTATGGGTGTCTGGCATGGACTAGAAATTCAGTATATTCTTTATGGCATTTATCATGCCATACTGATGGTCTTATACAATTCGTTTGAACAGTTTAATAAAAAACACAAATGGTGGCCGCATAATAAGTTTACCCATGTAGTGGCTATCATAATTACCTTTCATTTTATATGCTTTGGTTTTTATATTTTTTCCGGACAACTATTTAACAAAGGAGTTTAA
- the dltC gene encoding D-alanine--poly(phosphoribitol) ligase subunit 2, with protein sequence MELKNEIIEILTEVCQDEVVKENPDIDLFQSGLLDSFGTVELLIQIEERLDILVPISEFDRELWNTPNNIALQLADMK encoded by the coding sequence ATTGAATTAAAAAATGAAATAATTGAAATTTTAACTGAGGTTTGTCAAGATGAGGTTGTAAAGGAAAACCCAGATATTGATTTATTTCAATCTGGTTTATTGGATTCATTCGGAACTGTAGAATTACTTATTCAAATTGAAGAACGATTGGATATTCTTGTTCCAATTTCTGAGTTTGATCGGGAATTATGGAATACACCAAATAACATTGCTCTACAGTTGGCTGATATGAAATGA